One segment of Clostridium botulinum DNA contains the following:
- the rsmA gene encoding 16S rRNA (adenine(1518)-N(6)/adenine(1519)-N(6))-dimethyltransferase RsmA, which yields MDLMDIKTKELVKKYNFRFSKSLGQNFLLDESVLNDIVCGAEVNENDFIIEIGPGVGTLTAKLLQKAKRVTCIELDNDLIPILQQELGEYDKFELIHNDALKVDFNEIMKNEEHVKLVANLPYYVTTPIIVKLLKENHKFESLTIMIQKEVAERINAEPNCKEYGALSVLVQYYCNTKIVRKVSPESFMPRPKVDSIVIRLDRLSNPRVKVQDEKLLFDIVRAGFNMRRKTLWNATKVVGLSKEDLQKAFDSCNIDPKRRAETLSIEEFAVLADSIHDIRKNN from the coding sequence ATGGATTTAATGGATATAAAAACTAAAGAATTAGTTAAAAAATATAATTTTAGGTTTTCAAAAAGTTTAGGTCAAAACTTTTTATTAGATGAATCTGTTCTTAATGATATAGTATGTGGAGCAGAAGTTAATGAAAATGATTTTATTATAGAAATAGGACCAGGAGTAGGAACTCTGACAGCTAAGTTACTACAAAAAGCTAAAAGAGTAACTTGTATTGAATTAGATAATGATTTAATTCCTATTTTACAACAAGAATTAGGTGAATATGATAAATTTGAATTAATACATAATGATGCCTTAAAAGTAGACTTTAATGAAATAATGAAGAATGAAGAACATGTTAAATTGGTTGCAAATCTTCCTTATTATGTTACAACACCTATAATAGTAAAGTTACTTAAAGAGAATCATAAGTTTGAATCATTAACTATAATGATTCAAAAAGAAGTAGCGGAAAGAATAAATGCAGAACCTAATTGCAAAGAATATGGAGCATTATCTGTTCTAGTTCAGTACTATTGTAACACTAAAATTGTAAGAAAAGTATCACCAGAAAGCTTTATGCCAAGACCTAAAGTTGATTCTATAGTTATAAGATTAGACAGATTAAGCAATCCAAGAGTTAAAGTACAAGATGAAAAACTTTTATTTGATATAGTAAGAGCAGGGTTTAATATGAGAAGAAAGACTTTATGGAATGCTACTAAGGTAGTAGGTCTTTCAAAAGAGGATTTACAAAAAGCTTTTGATTCTTGTAACATAGATCCAAAAAGAAGAGCAGAAACATTAAGTATTGAAGAATTTGCAGTATTGGCAGATAGCATACATGATATTAGAAAAAATAATTAA
- a CDS encoding prolipoprotein diacylglyceryl transferase: MKIILFKAFGLEVKSYGLMIAIGILVAASLLLKRGKERGYDEDSLLNLIILTVIGGVVGGKLLFIITEFKSILEDPSILLNFGYGFVVYGALIVGAFTIYLYCKNKDWKVFEILDLVTPGLAIAQGFGRIGCFLAGCCYGRETNLSIGVEFPINSLAPAGIHLHPTQIYSSIFDFLLGFFLLYYSRKEKKSGKVVSMYLIIYSIGRFIVEFFRNDPRGNVGLLSTSQFIAVFTLILGLVIFNFHKFFKGAKK; this comes from the coding sequence ATGAAAATAATTTTATTTAAGGCATTTGGTTTAGAAGTAAAAAGTTATGGTTTAATGATTGCTATTGGAATACTTGTGGCAGCTTCTTTACTTTTGAAAAGAGGTAAAGAAAGAGGATATGACGAAGATTCCTTATTAAATTTAATTATTTTAACTGTAATAGGTGGGGTAGTCGGAGGAAAGCTACTTTTTATTATAACTGAATTTAAAAGTATATTAGAAGATCCGAGTATATTATTGAATTTTGGTTATGGATTTGTTGTGTATGGAGCACTAATAGTAGGTGCCTTTACAATATATTTATATTGTAAAAATAAAGACTGGAAAGTATTTGAAATTTTAGACTTGGTTACACCAGGATTAGCTATTGCACAAGGATTTGGACGTATAGGGTGTTTTTTAGCAGGTTGTTGTTATGGCAGGGAAACTAATCTTTCTATAGGTGTAGAGTTTCCCATAAATTCACTTGCACCAGCTGGAATTCATTTACATCCAACTCAAATTTATTCATCAATTTTTGATTTTTTATTAGGATTTTTCCTTTTATATTATTCTAGAAAAGAAAAAAAATCAGGTAAGGTAGTTTCTATGTATCTGATAATATATAGTATAGGAAGATTTATTGTAGAATTTTTTAGAAATGATCCAAGGGGGAATGTTGGATTACTATCAACATCTCAATTTATAGCTGTATTTACATTGATTCTTGGATTAGTTATATTTAATTTTCACAAATTTTTTAAGGGAGCGAAGAAATAA
- a CDS encoding Mrp/NBP35 family ATP-binding protein, whose protein sequence is MGSCDNCPSKDSCGSQGQGCENSIPKMIPTYGKIKNVIGVISGKGGVGKSTVTGIMATTLAKKGYKVGVLDADITGPSMPRFFGINEKRGKIIPLENDMVKFEPVTTDSGIKVISMNLLTAVEEDPVIWRGPVITGVLKQMFMETNWGELDYLLIDMPPGTGDIALTVMQEFPLTEVIIVSTPQDMVSMIVKKLVIMAQKIGIKIRGVVENMAYIKCPDCDKKIRVFSTKSSDEHAEYLGLPLIGELPINVELTEALEKGKAEAYVIDNDLYSLIFEALY, encoded by the coding sequence ATGGGAAGTTGTGATAATTGTCCAAGTAAAGATTCATGTGGATCACAAGGTCAAGGATGCGAAAATTCTATACCTAAAATGATACCTACATATGGAAAGATAAAGAATGTAATAGGAGTTATTAGTGGAAAAGGTGGCGTAGGGAAATCTACTGTTACAGGAATAATGGCAACTACTTTAGCTAAAAAAGGATATAAAGTAGGAGTTTTAGATGCAGATATAACAGGACCATCTATGCCTAGATTCTTTGGTATTAATGAAAAAAGAGGAAAGATAATTCCATTAGAAAATGATATGGTGAAATTTGAACCTGTAACAACTGATTCAGGAATAAAGGTTATATCTATGAATCTTTTAACAGCAGTTGAAGAAGATCCAGTTATATGGAGAGGTCCTGTAATTACAGGTGTACTAAAGCAAATGTTTATGGAAACTAATTGGGGAGAATTGGACTATTTGCTTATAGATATGCCACCAGGAACTGGTGATATAGCCCTTACAGTAATGCAAGAATTCCCTCTTACTGAAGTTATAATAGTATCAACTCCACAAGATATGGTATCAATGATTGTTAAAAAGTTAGTTATAATGGCTCAAAAGATAGGCATAAAAATTAGAGGTGTAGTTGAAAATATGGCATATATTAAATGTCCAGACTGCGATAAAAAAATAAGGGTATTTAGTACAAAATCTTCTGATGAACATGCAGAATATTTAGGATTACCATTAATAGGTGAATTACCTATTAATGTAGAATTAACAGAGGCTCTAGAAAAAGGTAAAGCAGAAGCTTACGTTATTGATAATGATTTATATTCATTAATATTTGAAGCTTTATATTAA
- a CDS encoding ferredoxin, with product MKANVDKDTCIGCGLCPSICPECFDMQDDGKAGVIVPEVPSACQDSAKEAETSCPVNAISVE from the coding sequence TTGAAAGCAAACGTAGATAAAGATACTTGTATAGGATGTGGCTTATGCCCATCAATATGTCCTGAATGTTTTGATATGCAGGATGATGGTAAAGCTGGAGTTATAGTTCCAGAAGTACCAAGTGCATGCCAAGATTCAGCAAAAGAAGCAGAAACAAGTTGCCCAGTTAATGCAATTTCAGTAGAATAA
- the thiT gene encoding energy-coupled thiamine transporter ThiT, whose product MSIFNDWAEQISKLYSHLPENVQTIISNPLSLITLLGCIAILVVLVKAKKIKFTPQLIARIGIALALATILKILRIYHFPQGGSITFGSMVPILLIAFMYGPQVGFLTGFLYGMITLLMDPYILHPVQVLFDYPLPFLCLGIAGFFPNKKYLGVMLAVLGRFICHFISGVAFFGSFAPEGMSPALYSLSVNAPIIGLEGLICLVIVAALPMTRLISVVSNNKVTT is encoded by the coding sequence ATGAGTATTTTTAACGATTGGGCAGAACAAATTTCAAAATTGTACAGTCACTTGCCCGAAAATGTACAAACTATCATTTCTAATCCATTATCACTTATTACTTTATTAGGATGTATTGCTATACTAGTTGTATTAGTAAAAGCAAAAAAAATTAAATTCACACCTCAATTAATTGCTAGAATTGGTATAGCCTTAGCATTGGCAACAATTCTAAAAATTCTTAGAATTTATCATTTTCCACAAGGCGGAAGTATAACCTTTGGTAGTATGGTTCCTATTTTGCTAATTGCATTTATGTATGGACCACAAGTTGGATTCCTAACTGGATTCCTTTATGGAATGATAACATTACTTATGGATCCTTATATTTTACATCCAGTTCAAGTGTTATTTGATTATCCATTACCATTTTTATGTCTAGGTATAGCGGGATTCTTTCCAAATAAAAAATACTTAGGTGTAATGCTTGCAGTTTTAGGTAGATTTATATGCCATTTTATATCTGGAGTTGCTTTCTTTGGATCTTTTGCACCAGAAGGAATGTCTCCAGCTTTATATTCTCTATCAGTAAATGCACCTATAATAGGATTAGAAGGACTTATTTGTTTAGTTATAGTTGCTGCTCTTCCTATGACAAGATTAATTTCGGTCGTATCAAATAATAAAGTTACAACATAA
- a CDS encoding PadR family transcriptional regulator, with the protein MSDFNFSDINDIKNEEKRLYEEYKSKVSQLKKVKKEKEAVGQVFTKGLLPIYVLYILSLNPTNGNEISNQIGIRTNNRWIPSTGGIYPILKKLEKEALIVGIWDDPNKKFQKIYHLTPQGKIEYEHKKKLLKPKIEESLEVFKIIYNDLY; encoded by the coding sequence ATGTCTGACTTTAATTTTTCTGATATAAATGATATAAAAAATGAAGAAAAAAGATTATATGAAGAATATAAGAGTAAAGTTTCTCAGTTAAAAAAAGTAAAAAAAGAGAAAGAAGCTGTAGGGCAAGTATTTACAAAAGGTCTTTTGCCTATATATGTTTTGTATATACTCTCACTAAATCCAACAAATGGGAATGAAATTTCAAATCAAATAGGTATAAGAACCAATAACAGGTGGATTCCCAGTACTGGAGGAATATATCCTATACTAAAAAAATTAGAAAAAGAAGCTCTTATTGTTGGAATATGGGATGATCCTAATAAAAAATTTCAAAAAATATATCATTTAACACCACAAGGAAAAATAGAATATGAACATAAGAAAAAACTTTTAAAACCAAAAATTGAAGAATCCTTAGAAGTTTTTAAAATAATTTATAATGACCTTTATTAA
- a CDS encoding DegV family protein, which translates to MDKIALLTDSASDICTEDLKKYNIKLLPFKIIFSDKEYDDKLEITSDVLYELLPREIPKTSLPSIERLNNTLTQLIEEGFTHAIIVTLSSEFSGTYNSMRLACESFEGIETFVYDSKSLSMAEGVIVLEAAKLIEEGKSFNEIVKILPELRSKTDIFFTIDTLEYLKKGGRIGRIAGTIGDVLNLKPVITIDDNGCFHTYCKARGKKQSASKLLKIAKSYTENNKCKFWVMDGNALDDAKSLCENIKSFDNVVECNLGYSIGPALGVHTGPGLFGFIVEKVD; encoded by the coding sequence GTGGATAAAATTGCATTATTAACTGACAGTGCATCTGATATATGTACTGAAGATCTAAAAAAATACAATATAAAATTATTACCTTTTAAAATTATCTTTTCTGATAAAGAATACGATGATAAATTAGAAATAACTTCTGATGTTCTTTATGAATTACTTCCTAGAGAAATTCCTAAAACATCATTACCAAGTATTGAAAGACTTAATAATACCCTTACACAACTAATAGAAGAAGGTTTTACACATGCCATTATAGTAACCTTATCTAGTGAATTTTCAGGAACATATAATTCAATGAGATTAGCATGTGAAAGCTTTGAAGGAATAGAGACCTTTGTATATGATTCAAAAAGCTTAAGCATGGCAGAAGGTGTAATAGTATTAGAGGCTGCAAAACTTATTGAAGAAGGAAAATCATTTAATGAAATAGTAAAGATACTTCCTGAATTAAGATCTAAAACAGATATATTCTTTACTATAGATACTTTAGAATATTTAAAAAAAGGTGGAAGAATAGGTAGAATTGCTGGAACTATCGGTGATGTTCTTAATTTGAAGCCTGTTATAACAATAGATGATAATGGTTGCTTCCATACTTACTGTAAAGCTCGTGGTAAAAAGCAATCTGCATCAAAATTATTGAAAATTGCTAAATCTTATACCGAGAATAATAAATGTAAATTTTGGGTTATGGATGGTAATGCTCTTGATGATGCAAAATCATTATGTGAAAATATTAAAAGCTTTGATAATGTAGTAGAGTGTAACTTAGGATATAGTATCGGGCCTGCACTTGGAGTTCATACCGGACCTGGCCTTTTTGGATTCATTGTTGAAAAGGTAGATTAG
- a CDS encoding anaerobic ribonucleoside triphosphate reductase has protein sequence MLYVVKRDGRTVEFNGEKISQAIKGAALEIGVTLRESQVLETVQKVIMYIEDTKKDKITVEAIQNLVEKALGEEDKNIAFAYSSYRRERTRVRDIKSDLMKAIEKIGVETDRDNANVGNNFSSKLLRIASESNKWHNLSTMPKHLSKAHETGDLYYHDLDSYNLTTNCLHIPTKEILMNGFNTGYGTINAPKRIETAAELSCILLQSTQNDMFGGQSHPDFDNDLAVFIPPTRDEIKKELEELDIPKEKMNILIEKTLRKRVHQAMQGVIYNLNTMHSRAGSQVPFSSVNIGIPTNDDAALVCEVFLLEYEKGLGKGEQPIFPNIIFRVKEGVNREENDQYYYLYKLACRVAAKRMNPTFMNIDADFNKEYYDKGYVPATMGCRTYLMKNVNGEPGCKGRGNIAPTTINLPRIGLQAKGDVDKFFKILDARLSLSKESLLHRYNVLKNLRVKDLPFIAGQNLMVGSENLNPEDSIEPILKQGTWGIGFIGLAETLTALIGSHHGETDEARELGLKIIGHIRDYCDRLTEEYKLNWSCYATPAEGLSGKFIKQDQKTFGMVKGITDKEYYTNSYHVPVGHAISIKDKIDIEAPYHKICNGGHITYIEVDDFPTEDVIMDIINYSYKNTNISYMGVNFHIRYCKDCGTYLHSNESKCSTCGSTDIQGISRVTGYLSLDERFGPGKYQERADRISHLESHKKHY, from the coding sequence ATGCTATATGTTGTAAAAAGAGATGGAAGAACTGTTGAGTTCAATGGAGAAAAGATTTCTCAGGCTATTAAGGGTGCTGCGCTAGAAATCGGGGTGACTTTAAGAGAAAGCCAAGTTTTGGAAACTGTACAAAAGGTGATTATGTATATTGAAGATACTAAAAAAGATAAAATTACAGTAGAAGCAATTCAAAATTTGGTTGAGAAAGCTTTAGGGGAAGAAGATAAAAATATAGCTTTTGCATATTCATCATATAGAAGAGAAAGAACAAGAGTAAGAGATATAAAATCGGATTTAATGAAAGCAATAGAAAAAATAGGTGTTGAAACTGATAGAGATAATGCTAATGTAGGAAACAATTTTAGTTCTAAGCTATTAAGAATAGCCTCTGAATCTAATAAATGGCATAATTTATCTACTATGCCGAAGCATTTATCAAAAGCTCACGAAACAGGTGATCTTTATTATCATGATTTAGATAGTTATAACTTAACTACTAATTGTCTTCATATACCTACTAAAGAAATTCTAATGAATGGCTTTAATACAGGATATGGAACAATAAATGCACCTAAGAGAATAGAAACAGCTGCAGAATTATCATGCATATTATTGCAATCTACTCAAAATGATATGTTTGGAGGTCAATCTCATCCAGATTTTGATAATGATTTAGCAGTATTTATTCCTCCAACAAGAGACGAAATAAAAAAAGAATTAGAGGAATTAGATATTCCAAAAGAAAAAATGAACATACTTATAGAAAAAACTTTAAGAAAAAGAGTTCATCAAGCAATGCAAGGTGTTATTTATAATTTAAATACTATGCATAGCAGAGCTGGATCACAAGTACCTTTTAGTTCTGTAAATATAGGTATACCAACTAATGATGATGCTGCATTAGTTTGTGAAGTATTTCTTTTAGAATATGAAAAAGGATTAGGTAAAGGAGAACAACCTATTTTCCCTAACATAATCTTTAGAGTAAAAGAAGGCGTTAATAGAGAAGAAAATGATCAATATTATTATTTATATAAATTAGCGTGTAGAGTAGCAGCTAAAAGAATGAATCCTACATTTATGAATATTGATGCAGATTTCAATAAAGAATATTATGATAAAGGATATGTTCCAGCAACTATGGGATGCAGAACTTATCTTATGAAAAACGTAAATGGGGAACCAGGATGTAAAGGTAGAGGAAATATAGCTCCTACTACAATTAATTTGCCTAGAATCGGATTACAAGCTAAAGGTGATGTAGATAAATTCTTCAAAATTTTAGATGCTAGATTATCTTTATCTAAAGAGTCTTTATTGCATAGATACAATGTATTAAAGAATCTAAGAGTTAAGGATTTACCGTTTATAGCAGGTCAAAACTTGATGGTAGGTTCAGAAAATTTAAATCCAGAAGATTCTATTGAACCTATATTAAAGCAAGGTACTTGGGGAATTGGATTCATAGGACTTGCGGAGACATTAACAGCGCTAATAGGTAGTCATCATGGAGAAACTGATGAAGCAAGAGAATTAGGGTTAAAGATAATTGGTCATATAAGAGATTATTGTGATAGATTAACAGAAGAGTATAAATTAAATTGGAGTTGCTATGCAACACCCGCTGAAGGTTTATCAGGTAAGTTTATAAAGCAAGATCAAAAAACATTTGGAATGGTAAAAGGTATTACGGATAAAGAATATTATACAAATAGTTATCATGTACCAGTAGGTCATGCTATATCAATTAAAGATAAAATTGACATAGAAGCCCCTTATCATAAAATTTGTAATGGTGGTCACATAACTTATATAGAAGTTGACGATTTCCCAACTGAAGATGTTATTATGGATATAATAAATTATTCATATAAAAATACTAATATAAGTTATATGGGTGTAAACTTCCATATAAGATATTGCAAAGATTGTGGAACTTATTTACACAGTAACGAAAGTAAATGTTCAACTTGTGGAAGCACTGATATACAAGGAATAAGTAGAGTAACTGGATATTTAAGTTTAGATGAGAGATTTGGTCCAGGTAAGTATCAAGAAAGAGCAGATAGAATATCTCATTTAGAAAGCCATAAGAAACATTATTAA